A single genomic interval of Festucalex cinctus isolate MCC-2025b chromosome 16, RoL_Fcin_1.0, whole genome shotgun sequence harbors:
- the LOC144004266 gene encoding uncharacterized protein LOC144004266, translating into MAAPTGYGPSSRYGKDFGSRWNRLCFDGDEKNYELWETKFLAHLRLLDLKNTILSEPPDADMDDADEDTSKNEEAYAVLIQLLDDKSLSLVMRDAADDGRKALQILRDHYAGKGKPRVISLYTELTSLQKGVNESVTDYIIRTETAITALRNAGETLSDSLLTAMVLKGLPDTFKPFSVHVTQSDEKITFAEFKTKLRSYESTEKFGASSSGEDSVMKVKGRDNWAAKITCFKCGQKGHKAAECASTGERREKRQWCSLCKNATHKDAQCRRRKRDEAKQAVDEEDHTFAFKVHEPVSTVNAKGLMVDSGATKHIITDIEKFEEFDPSFKPQRHILELADGARTSGIALKKGTAKVRIRNSEGRDVNVNLMEALYVPSFSQDVFSVTAATGQGATVIFKEGQNRLIHKDGMDNGFVYTPVTIFEDNQGAIALSKNPVCRQRCKHIDIKYHFVRAILGDGKIIICYCPTDGMVADIFTKPVTKVRMDAFVIFLFGI; encoded by the exons ATGGCTGCGCCAACAGGTTATGGGCCCAGTAGTAGATACGGGAAAGATTTTGGAAGCCGATGGAATCGTTTATGTTTTGACGGAGATGAAAAGAATTATGAACTGTGGGAAACAAAGTTCCTGGCACATTTGCGTCTGCTCGATCTCAAGAACACGATCTTGAGTGAACCTCCCGATGCAGACATGGATGATGCAGATGAAGACACCAGTAAAAATGAAGAGGCGTACGCAGTTCTAATTCAGCTGTTGGACGACAAAAGTTTGTCACTTGTGATGAGGGACGCCGCGGATGATGGCAGGAAAGCGCTGCAGATCCTGCGCGACCATTACGCAGGTAAAGGAAAGCCGCGCGTAATTAGTTTGTACACTGAACTGACATCTCTTCAAAAAGGTGTGAACGAAAGTGTCACGGACTACATTATTCGCACAGAGACTGCCATTACAGCGTTGCGTAACGCAGGAGAGACACTGAGTGACAGCTTGCTGACCGCAATGGTTTTAAAGGGCCTGCCTGACACGTTTAAACCGTTCTCTGTTCATGTTACGCAGAGTGACGAAAAGATAACCTTCGccgaatttaaaacaaaattgagaAGCTATGAAAGCACCGAGAAGTTTGGAGCTTCGAGCTCAGGCGAGGATAGCGTGATGAAGGTTAAAGGAAGAGACAATTGGGCCGCAAAGATCACCTGCTTTAAATGTGGACAAAAAGGCCACAAAGCCGCGGAGTGCGCATCGACTGGAGAGCGTAGAGAGAAAAGACAATGGTGCAGTCTCTGCAAGAATGCTACGCATAAGGACGCACAATGTCGGCGGAGAAAGCGGGATGAAGCGAAGCAAGCGGTGGACGAGGAGGACCACACGTTCGCATTTAAGGTGCACGAGCCTGTCAGCACAGTGAATGCGAAGGGCCTCATGGTCGACTCAGGAGCGACGAAGCACATCATCACCGACATCGAAAAATTTGAGGAGTTTGATCCAAGCTTCAAACCTCAGCGCCACATTCTTGAGTTGGCTGACGGAGCGCGGACAAGCGGGATTGCGCTGAAGAAAGGTACGGCCAAAGTGCGCATAAGGAACAGCGAAGGCCGCGATGTCAACGTGAACTTGATGGAGGCGCTCTACGTCCCGTCATTTTCCCAAGACGTTTTTTCGGTCACAGCGGCAACGGGGCAGGGAGCCACAGTCATCTTTAAGGAGGGACAAAATAGACTCATCCATAAAGAtg gaatggacaatggaTTTGTGTATACACCTGTCACGATTTTTGAAGACAATCAAGGTGCTATTGCTCTTTCAAAGAACCCAGTATGTCGTCAACGGTGCAAGCACATTGACATTAAATATCATTTTGTCAGAGCTATACTTGGTGatgggaaaataataatttgttactGTCCTACAGATGGAATGGTGGCAGATATTTTTACTAAACCTGTTACTAAAGTGAGAATGGATGCATTTGTAATTTTTCTATTTGGTATTTAA